The following is a genomic window from Candidatus Hydrogenedentota bacterium.
TCGCTGTGGCCGACCGCACCACCGTGATGCGCAGGGGTCTAGTGGTAGGAAAGTGGGATTCAATGCAGGGCGTGACCCGCGAAAAACTTGCGGCTGCCATGATTGGGAAGGCCGGCTTTGAAATGATTGAAAGCCGTCACCACACTGTTGGAGAATAGACGGTCCTGTCGGTGGATAACCTGCACTATTACGACATCAACGAGAAAAAACCCCTGATTCGTGGCATTAGCTTTTCCTTGCGTAGCGGTGAGATTTTGGGCATCGGGGGCGTGGAGGGAAATGGCCAGCATGAGTTGATCCGCCTTATCATGGGCTTTGCACGGCAAAACCATGGCGTCATCCGCTTGGGCGGCGAAGACATCTCTAGGATGGATACCCACGCCCGCCGCAAAAAGGGTCTTGGTTATGTTTCGGAGGATCGGATAAACTTAGGGGTATCCCTTTCTTCCACGTTACAGGAAAACTACATATGTGGGCAGGAGTCCGCGCCCCGCTTCTCACGGTACGGCATGCTGAGGCGAAAAGTCATCGACACCGAGGTAACGCAAATCATCGAGGAATACAATATATACGGCGCCCGGCTAGGTGCCTCAACAAAAACGCTGTCGGGCGGAAATCTGCAACAGTTTATTTTGGCCAGAGCGTTAGCGCAGAAGCCGGATGGGCTGGTGGTGGCCCATCCGACGCGCGGGTTGGACATCGGTGCCATCAATTACGTACGGGAGCAACTGCTCCAAGCAAAAACTGAGAATACCGGTATTTTGCTGGTCACCGCCGATCTGGAGGAACTGCTTGCCCTGAGCGA
Proteins encoded in this region:
- a CDS encoding ATP-binding cassette domain-containing protein: MDNLHYYDINEKKPLIRGISFSLRSGEILGIGGVEGNGQHELIRLIMGFARQNHGVIRLGGEDISRMDTHARRKKGLGYVSEDRINLGVSLSSTLQENYICGQESAPRFSRYGMLRRKVIDTEVTQIIEEYNIYGARLGASTKTLSGGNLQQFILARALAQKPDGLVVAHPTRGLDIGAINYVREQLLQAKTENTGILLVTADLEELLALSDRILVMYEGAFSGEISDPTNTSEEEIGLYMGGAVAQSGAEL